Proteins encoded by one window of Venturia canescens isolate UGA chromosome 2, ASM1945775v1, whole genome shotgun sequence:
- the LOC122407133 gene encoding uncharacterized protein, with protein MFRLESADDLILQEIDRIVRERWRIIERTTRYGWLISCYQGSSISREEATLLSSLAIKIGHENCKRASDEIRKACHDVHPHCVPKIAIAILDEMYTVVIFRKRGRESKWQNILLRDSPPTVFTISNAIF; from the exons ATGTTCAGGCTGGAATCCGCCGATGATTTAATTCTCCAAGAG ATTGACAGAATCGTACGAGAGCGCTGGAGAATAATAGAACGTACGACGAGATATGGCTGGTTAATTTCGTGTTATCAAGGTTCATCGATTTCGCGCGAAGAAGCGACGCTTCTTTCATCGCTCGCTATCAAA ATTGGACACGAAAATTGCAAAAGAGCTTCCGATGAAATTCGGAAGGCTTGTCACGATGTGCATCCGCACTGTGTACCAAAAATAGCGATTGcgattttggatgaaatgtaTACCGTGGTGATCTTCCG gaAACGTGGTAGAGAATCAAAATGGCAGAACATCCTGTTGAGAGACTCGCCACCAACAGTATTTACAATATCTAACgctatattttga